From Mytilus edulis chromosome 8, xbMytEdul2.2, whole genome shotgun sequence, one genomic window encodes:
- the LOC139486000 gene encoding uncharacterized protein — protein sequence MEQYKLILGCFLICALFYGLKCEECKRDGLYSYHCEGFCNGSLTVLCDECCKLNGTWRCVVSTRYHQCETSPRTTTTRASISEKTKASGTLSTGAGIGLGAVLVVIVIFVILYVLKRRMRLSLPHNNTGTNNGVVQHLQQPTRNHIMFISGSEGKNVIIASTSLSYAQQSAHNLPPTYSNVQ from the exons ATGGAGCAGTACAAATTAATCTTAGGATGTTTCTTAATCTGTGCCTTATTTTATGGATTGAAAT gTGAAGAATGTAAAAGAGATGGTCTTTATTCTTACCACTGTGAGGGTTTTTGCAATGGTTCACTAACGGTATTATGTGATGAGTGTTGTAAATTAAATGGTACTTGGCGCTGTGTAGTAAGCACCAGATATCATCAATGCGAAACTTCGCCCAg aaCCACTACTACACGTGCCTCGATTTCAGAAAAGACTAAAGCCAGTGG AACATTATCAACTGGAGCAGGAATTGGACTCGGAGCAGTATTAGttgttattgttatatttgtaatcCTGTATGTATTGAAAAGACGTATGCGCCTAAGTTTGCCACACAATAACACAGGAACTAACAACGGCGTTGTTCAACATTTACAACAACCGACTCGAAATCACATTATGTTCATTAGCG gatcGGAGGGGAAGAATGTTATTATTGCTTCTACAAGTCTGTCTTATGCTCAACAATCTGCGCATAACTTGCCACCAACGTATTCAAATGTCCAATAG